Proteins found in one Methanospirillum hungatei JF-1 genomic segment:
- a CDS encoding C13 family peptidase — MGVLLPLSGPEGQPLYDAITLARDQINAGGGIGGRPLELILRDTRLGDIMTYADYFVRDPRIRVVIGPYTSDEVFQVSEIFIKNHRVLISPTASSDEMYRAYAGTGGVWRTITNDGETTAVMMQHIKAHDGKYVSILTINSSYGETFYDWIPYWAIEQGIAVTGAETYNTTEEIPDAVGRLLTDNPDFLIFIHSGEGSEIREVISSLKNVPSPPKLYLVYPDIDSDSRVWERADSETLQALLDSGLWKIDTVSTVSTKVPDDTLILMQKPWDLQFSEEYQAIAHGDTSGYVPEAYDAVLAGAQVMARFMAFPDISPKTAAMTVLTKGTGDSIPRTVQGIQAALDEILAGDIPILTGATGPLTFREEGTDRLIPWYETYQIQEGMVREDPIAYTRTTKSDVGLLLGLNESPDPAPDPTPHPPGEFWAVIGSLSHNWENYRHQADALTMYQYIRDQGVPDDHITLLVYDDIPTDTRNKKPGEVYHTPSVEEVRKDAIPDLTGELVNKGMFLDILTGKGSQAGDPLLKSDENSTVLIYLSSHGQPGGDIVVGDGSKYISPKELADALTEMKESGRFGQLLLVLESCFSGVIASEITTPGVVIITAAAPDETSKAATYDSELSNWLSDEFTSRLITILREPEFDGSIRHLYQNVYYNVRSSHPTISRGCESIDLPLTLFFGGTYDASE; from the coding sequence ATGGGAGTACTTCTCCCCCTTTCCGGACCGGAGGGGCAGCCCTTATATGATGCCATAACCCTTGCCAGGGACCAGATCAATGCAGGAGGAGGAATTGGTGGAAGACCGCTTGAGTTAATTCTCCGGGATACACGGCTTGGTGATATCATGACGTATGCGGATTATTTTGTCCGTGATCCCAGGATACGGGTGGTTATCGGCCCATATACTTCAGATGAAGTCTTTCAGGTATCAGAAATATTCATAAAAAATCATAGGGTGCTCATCTCACCGACTGCTTCATCTGATGAGATGTATCGTGCCTATGCAGGAACCGGAGGGGTATGGCGGACCATAACAAATGACGGGGAGACCACTGCAGTCATGATGCAGCATATCAAAGCCCATGACGGGAAGTATGTCTCGATCCTCACCATAAACAGTTCATATGGAGAGACATTTTATGACTGGATTCCCTACTGGGCCATAGAACAGGGGATAGCCGTTACGGGAGCAGAAACATATAACACCACGGAGGAGATTCCTGATGCAGTCGGACGATTACTGACAGATAATCCGGATTTTTTGATATTCATCCATTCAGGAGAAGGAAGTGAGATACGTGAGGTCATCAGTTCTCTCAAAAATGTGCCATCCCCGCCCAAACTGTATCTGGTCTATCCTGATATCGATTCAGACAGCCGGGTATGGGAGCGGGCAGATAGTGAGACATTACAGGCTCTTTTAGACTCCGGACTCTGGAAGATTGACACGGTCAGTACAGTATCAACCAAAGTTCCTGATGACACCCTTATCCTTATGCAAAAGCCTTGGGATTTACAATTTTCTGAAGAGTATCAGGCAATCGCACATGGCGACACCTCCGGATATGTCCCAGAGGCCTATGATGCGGTTCTTGCCGGTGCACAGGTTATGGCACGGTTTATGGCTTTTCCGGATATATCCCCAAAGACTGCTGCTATGACCGTCCTGACAAAAGGGACGGGAGATTCAATTCCACGAACAGTGCAGGGTATTCAGGCAGCATTGGATGAGATTCTTGCAGGGGATATACCGATCCTCACCGGAGCAACCGGCCCTCTTACCTTCAGGGAAGAAGGTACAGACCGGTTGATTCCCTGGTACGAAACCTATCAGATACAGGAGGGAATGGTCCGTGAAGATCCGATTGCTTACACGAGAACAACAAAGTCTGATGTCGGACTACTCCTCGGATTGAATGAATCTCCAGATCCGGCTCCTGATCCAACCCCTCATCCACCCGGTGAATTCTGGGCAGTTATCGGAAGCCTATCCCATAACTGGGAGAATTACCGGCATCAGGCAGATGCCCTGACCATGTACCAGTATATCCGGGACCAGGGAGTGCCTGATGATCATATTACCCTGCTCGTATATGATGACATTCCGACCGATACAAGAAACAAAAAGCCCGGGGAGGTGTATCATACTCCATCTGTTGAGGAAGTTCGAAAGGATGCAATTCCTGACCTTACGGGAGAGCTGGTGAATAAAGGCATGTTCCTTGACATCCTTACCGGAAAGGGCTCACAGGCCGGAGACCCTTTGCTCAAATCCGACGAAAACTCTACCGTTCTTATCTACCTATCCTCTCATGGACAACCGGGAGGAGATATTGTCGTCGGAGATGGGAGTAAATATATCTCACCGAAAGAACTCGCCGATGCCCTGACAGAAATGAAAGAGTCAGGGAGGTTTGGACAGCTGCTTTTAGTCCTTGAGTCATGTTTTTCCGGAGTTATTGCATCAGAGATTACCACTCCCGGAGTGGTCATAATAACTGCTGCTGCACCGGATGAGACATCAAAGGCTGCAACTTATGACTCAGAACTCTCAAACTGGCTTTCAGACGAATTTACCTCCCGGTTGATTACAATTTTGAGAGAGCCCGAATTTGACGGATCGATCAGACATTTGTACCAGAATGTTTATTATAATGTCAGATCATCCCATCCGACGATATCCAGGGGGTGTGAGTCAATTGACTTACCTTTAACTCTCTTCTTTGGAGGAACATACGATGCATCCGAATAA
- a CDS encoding VWA domain-containing protein — MHQKTAARIILIIGLCILACTAHIVAASEGSNDTESQVLGITGINAVNFPNVITYVTVNTPEGREGSLTADDFQVFENGDLMEITSVQFPDTSSRTKLDLAILFDETGSMSEEIADMKARVNELTDAIDSANIDSRYMLISFRDSLTVRQGWTSDPSLIKQAVDSLEADGGDDAPEVNLDAIETALSSGFRPDAQHMILDITDSITHYRGDGTEFSQYTIPETASHLLQNGTSYILVGPSSVSGGFNVHTDKKEIVKALGGSGLFIDIHGDEFSTILDRIQSIITHTYTISYFTPRMYGEDQKITLEIRVGADSATGLFKVQKDRIFSPAPSETKDTSGMQGQQQIRDIDDISTYGTSVVDITGINGVNFPYIMTYVTVNSTAGKNGALKQEDFQVFEDNELMNITSFAFSDQSTTSKLDLAILFDDTGSMSDEINETKEKVMGLTKSIALAGIDCRYALISFKDTVTINQEWTSDPLVIQQAVDGLHASEGFDAPEANLDAIEAALEMGFRSDAQHMIIDITDDLTHYRGDGSPFSQYIISETAENLLNNGTSFVLVGPTTVSGAFNEQNDKRELVKALGGSGLFIDIHGEEFSTILNNIQGIITHTYTLGYYSPKQTADGSKRTIRVVVTPDEDSGQYTAIAR, encoded by the coding sequence ATGCATCAAAAAACGGCAGCACGTATCATACTTATCATCGGACTCTGCATCCTTGCCTGTACAGCCCATATTGTGGCTGCATCTGAAGGATCAAATGACACTGAATCACAGGTTCTTGGCATAACCGGAATTAACGCGGTAAACTTCCCCAACGTGATCACCTATGTCACGGTTAACACTCCGGAAGGAAGAGAGGGGAGCCTGACTGCAGATGACTTTCAGGTCTTTGAAAACGGTGATCTGATGGAGATAACCTCCGTTCAGTTTCCGGATACTTCATCACGGACCAAACTGGATCTTGCCATTCTCTTTGATGAGACCGGGAGCATGAGCGAAGAGATTGCCGATATGAAAGCACGGGTTAATGAACTGACGGATGCCATCGACAGTGCGAATATTGACAGCAGGTACATGCTCATTAGTTTTCGCGATTCCCTCACCGTCCGGCAGGGATGGACGTCTGATCCGAGTCTTATCAAACAGGCTGTTGACAGTCTTGAGGCGGATGGAGGAGACGATGCACCGGAAGTAAACCTTGATGCCATTGAAACTGCCCTTTCGTCAGGGTTCAGGCCTGATGCCCAGCACATGATCCTTGACATCACCGACAGCATAACCCATTACCGGGGCGACGGAACAGAATTTTCTCAGTATACTATTCCTGAAACCGCAAGTCACCTGCTGCAGAACGGAACCAGTTACATTCTGGTCGGGCCTTCATCAGTATCAGGCGGATTTAACGTGCATACCGATAAAAAAGAGATCGTGAAAGCACTTGGAGGCAGTGGTCTCTTTATCGACATCCATGGAGATGAATTCTCCACCATCCTTGATAGAATCCAGTCCATAATCACCCATACCTATACCATCAGTTATTTCACTCCACGAATGTATGGCGAGGACCAGAAAATCACCCTTGAGATCAGAGTTGGTGCAGATTCAGCAACCGGACTTTTCAAAGTTCAGAAAGACCGTATATTCTCTCCTGCACCGTCAGAGACCAAAGACACTTCAGGAATGCAGGGCCAGCAACAAATCCGGGACATTGATGACATCAGCACGTATGGAACTTCTGTTGTAGACATTACCGGCATTAACGGGGTGAACTTTCCCTATATCATGACCTATGTCACGGTTAACAGCACTGCAGGAAAGAACGGGGCACTCAAACAGGAGGATTTCCAGGTGTTTGAGGATAATGAACTCATGAATATCACCTCATTCGCGTTTTCAGACCAGTCCACGACATCAAAACTAGATCTTGCCATCCTCTTTGACGATACCGGCAGTATGAGTGACGAGATCAATGAAACCAAAGAAAAAGTTATGGGGCTGACGAAAAGTATCGCTCTCGCCGGGATTGACTGCAGGTATGCACTCATCAGCTTTAAAGACACGGTTACCATAAACCAGGAATGGACTTCCGATCCCTTGGTCATACAGCAGGCCGTTGACGGATTACATGCCAGCGAAGGGTTTGATGCACCGGAAGCAAACCTTGATGCCATTGAAGCTGCCCTGGAGATGGGATTCAGGTCAGATGCACAGCATATGATCATTGATATAACCGATGACCTGACCCACTACCGGGGTGATGGCTCTCCATTTTCACAGTATATCATCTCTGAAACTGCGGAGAATTTGCTCAATAACGGAACAAGTTTTGTCCTTGTCGGGCCGACGACCGTCTCTGGTGCATTTAACGAGCAGAATGATAAAAGGGAGCTGGTAAAGGCCCTCGGCGGAAGTGGTCTCTTTATTGACATTCATGGGGAAGAATTTTCAACAATTCTCAACAATATCCAGGGGATTATTACACATACATACACGCTGGGATATTATTCACCAAAACAGACGGCAGACGGGAGTAAGCGTACGATCAGGGTTGTCGTTACACCTGATGAGGATAGTGGGCAGTATACTGCCATCGCCCGATGA
- a CDS encoding nucleotidyltransferase substrate binding protein, with the protein MSQGIRYIQRLQNYNRALLMVQEGVQSYTSRPLSNMEKQGFIKSFEFTYELAWNLMRDYSLYQGHQEIRGSRDAIRLALSMDLISDGEIWMDMLECCYITSHTYDENTAEEIMQKIAFRYFPAMVAFQEKMNRIANEG; encoded by the coding sequence ATGTCACAGGGCATCAGGTATATACAACGTCTTCAAAACTATAACCGTGCCCTTTTGATGGTACAGGAAGGGGTTCAATCATATACCTCGCGTCCTCTATCAAATATGGAAAAACAGGGGTTCATCAAATCCTTCGAATTTACGTATGAATTAGCTTGGAATCTGATGAGAGATTACTCTCTCTATCAGGGGCATCAGGAGATTCGAGGTTCTCGTGATGCCATCCGGCTTGCGTTATCAATGGATCTAATTTCTGATGGTGAAATATGGATGGATATGCTTGAATGTTGTTATATTACCTCACATACATATGATGAAAATACCGCAGAAGAGATTATGCAAAAGATAGCTTTCCGGTATTTCCCTGCTATGGTAGCATTTCAGGAGAAGATGAACAGGATTGCCAATGAAGGATAA
- a CDS encoding nucleotidyltransferase family protein, with translation MKDKSSFGLSEIQLERIRNSLARCPRLNQAFIFGSRALGTYRNGSDIDIALDGEELTFEDILRLHTRIDDLNLPYFVDLVHIQRIENSNLLDHIRRVGKKIFSRWPNSHDCL, from the coding sequence ATGAAGGATAAATCTTCTTTCGGATTATCAGAGATCCAATTAGAACGAATCCGAAATTCATTAGCCCGATGTCCCCGATTAAATCAGGCCTTTATTTTTGGTTCACGGGCTCTTGGAACATATCGGAACGGTTCTGATATTGATATTGCCCTTGATGGAGAGGAACTGACGTTTGAGGATATACTCAGGCTCCATACCCGGATAGATGATCTGAATCTTCCATACTTTGTAGATCTTGTCCATATTCAGCGAATTGAAAACTCTAACCTTCTGGATCATATCAGGAGGGTTGGGAAAAAAATATTTTCTCGGTGGCCGAATTCTCATGATTGCCTATGA